In Paenibacillus sp. BIC5C1, a genomic segment contains:
- a CDS encoding putative DNA-binding protein has translation MSQENRLEKTNRINLLFAFYERLLTEKQQTFLKYYFHDDFSLGEIAAEFEISRQAVYEHIKRAEQVLENYESKLGLLEKHERRNRNLEDLQNALERTGVSIDNNQQINDIIQQLRE, from the coding sequence ATGAGTCAAGAAAACCGGCTTGAGAAGACAAACCGGATTAACTTGCTGTTTGCTTTCTATGAACGGTTGCTTACCGAGAAACAGCAGACTTTTCTAAAGTATTACTTTCATGATGATTTCTCGCTGGGCGAGATTGCAGCCGAGTTCGAGATCAGCCGCCAGGCGGTATACGAGCACATCAAGCGTGCCGAACAAGTGCTGGAAAATTACGAAAGCAAGCTTGGCTTGCTGGAGAAGCACGAGCGGCGCAACCGTAATCTTGAAGATTTACAAAATGCATTGGAACGCACAGGCGTTTCCATTGATAACAACCAACAAATAAACGATATTATTCAACAGCTCAGAGAGTAG
- the ffh gene encoding signal recognition particle protein: MAFEGLTTRLQNVFSKLRGKGKVSDEDVAEAMREVRLALLEADVNFKVVKEFIAKVKEKAVGKEVMESFTPGMVIIDIVNKELTDLMGGSQSKLAKANKPPTVLMMVGLQGAGKTTTSGKLAKMLQKQNSRPLLVAGDIYRPAAIKQLQVLGEQIKAPVFTLGDQTSPVEIARQGLQHAKDNGNDYVIIDTAGRLHVDEELMEELRQIHSVVNPDEVLLVVDSMTGQDAVNVAEHFNQQLDLTGVVLTKLDGDTRGGAALSVKAVTGCPIKFASLGEKLDALEPFHPERMASRILGMGDMLSLIEKAQSNIDTEKAKEMERKMRNAEFTFEDFLEQMDQVKKLGPIDQIMDMIPGMGKMKQAKDLKVDDKQMGRIEAIVYSMTTEEKRNPDMINHSRRKRIATGSGTSLAEVNRLIKQFDEMRRMMKQFSDMMGPKGGKNKAMKQLKGLGKGMKFPFR; this comes from the coding sequence ATGGCATTTGAAGGATTAACGACCCGATTGCAGAATGTGTTCAGCAAGCTGCGCGGCAAAGGCAAGGTGTCTGATGAAGATGTTGCCGAGGCTATGCGCGAGGTACGTCTGGCATTGCTCGAAGCGGATGTAAACTTCAAAGTGGTCAAGGAATTCATCGCCAAGGTGAAAGAGAAGGCTGTTGGCAAAGAAGTGATGGAGAGCTTCACGCCGGGAATGGTCATTATCGACATCGTAAACAAGGAACTGACGGATTTGATGGGTGGAAGCCAGTCGAAACTGGCCAAGGCCAACAAACCGCCTACGGTACTGATGATGGTTGGTTTGCAAGGTGCGGGTAAAACAACCACATCCGGTAAACTGGCTAAGATGCTGCAAAAGCAAAATAGCAGACCGTTACTTGTTGCAGGAGATATTTATCGTCCAGCAGCGATTAAGCAGTTGCAAGTGCTTGGTGAGCAGATCAAAGCGCCAGTATTTACACTGGGAGATCAGACAAGCCCTGTTGAGATCGCACGTCAGGGTCTGCAGCATGCCAAGGATAACGGTAATGACTACGTCATTATCGATACGGCTGGACGTCTGCATGTCGATGAAGAACTGATGGAAGAACTTCGTCAGATTCACAGCGTAGTGAACCCGGATGAAGTATTGCTTGTCGTAGACAGCATGACTGGTCAGGATGCAGTTAATGTGGCAGAACACTTTAATCAGCAGCTTGATCTGACCGGGGTGGTTCTGACTAAGCTTGACGGAGATACTCGTGGTGGTGCCGCGCTTTCTGTTAAAGCAGTCACTGGCTGTCCAATCAAGTTTGCTTCACTTGGGGAGAAACTGGACGCACTTGAGCCTTTCCATCCAGAACGTATGGCTTCACGTATTCTTGGTATGGGTGATATGCTCTCTCTGATTGAGAAGGCACAGTCCAACATTGATACCGAAAAAGCCAAGGAAATGGAACGGAAGATGCGTAATGCAGAATTCACGTTTGAAGATTTCCTTGAGCAAATGGATCAAGTGAAAAAGCTGGGGCCAATCGATCAGATCATGGATATGATTCCTGGTATGGGCAAGATGAAACAAGCCAAGGACCTGAAAGTTGATGATAAACAAATGGGCCGGATCGAAGCGATCGTGTACTCCATGACGACCGAAGAGAAACGTAACCCGGATATGATCAACCATAGCCGCCGGAAGCGGATTGCTACAGGTAGTGGAACATCCCTGGCCGAAGTGAACCGTCTGATCAAGCAGTTTGATGAGATGCGCCGCATGATGAAACAGTTCTCGGATATGATGGGACCTAAAGGCGGCAAGAACAAAGCGATGAAGCAGCTCAAAGGTTTGGGCAAAGGAATGAAGTTTCCTTTCCGTTGA
- the rpsP gene encoding 30S ribosomal protein S16, with protein MAVRIRLKRMGAHKAPFYRVVVSDSRSPRDGRFIEEIGYYNPVEQPAVVKIDEDKALQWLQNGAQASDTVRNLLSKAGVMKKFHESKLTK; from the coding sequence ATGGCAGTTCGTATTCGTCTGAAACGTATGGGTGCTCACAAAGCTCCTTTCTACCGCGTAGTGGTATCGGATTCCCGTTCCCCACGTGACGGTCGTTTTATCGAGGAGATCGGTTACTACAACCCGGTTGAACAACCGGCTGTTGTTAAGATCGATGAAGATAAAGCATTGCAATGGCTTCAAAACGGTGCGCAAGCATCCGACACTGTCCGCAACTTGCTGAGCAAAGCGGGCGTGATGAAGA